A region of Vitis vinifera cultivar Pinot Noir 40024 chromosome 15, ASM3070453v1 DNA encodes the following proteins:
- the LOC100852737 gene encoding wax ester synthase/diacylglycerol acyltransferase 5 isoform X1, whose amino-acid sequence METLEGLKHALKPIRIVPKEGDEKGMVVKRHDQEDHQPLSPMARLFHEPDCNLYVIAMIGSKTRIDPDVVKANLVHSLLKHPRFFSLQVMEEEKGGEMKWVPTKVDLEKHVIVPDMCSDMETSSDKYVEDYICNLTKTTLDFSKPLWDLHLLNVKTSDAEAVAVFRIHHSLGDGTSLMSLLLACTRKASDPTALPSVPMMKKPKSSAGSGKWWKAFRLVWNTIIDVLMVIATVLFLKDRDTPLRGPPNVGSTGRRIIHRTISLEDVVMIKNAMSTTVNDVMVGITQAGLSRYLNRRYAEGKKNKGATYRKEK is encoded by the exons ATGGAAACCCTAGAAGGTTTGAAGCACGCACTTAAGCCTATTAGAATTGTGCCTAAAGAAGGTGATGAAAAGGGAATGGTGGTTAAGCGTCATGATCAGGAAGATCATCAGCCATTGAGTCCAATGGCTCGTTTGTTTCATGAACCTGACTGCAATCTCTATGTTATCGCCATGATAGGCTCGAAAACTCGCATCGACCCTGACGTGGTTAAAGCCAACCTGGTGCATAGTCTCCTTAAACACCCTCGTTTCTTTAGTCTGCAG GTTATGGAGGAGGAAAAGGGAGGAGAGATGAAATGGGTTCCGACAAAAGTTGATTTGGAAAAGCACGTTATAGTTCCAGACATGTGTTCCGACATGGAAACATCATCAGATAAGTACGTGGAAGACTACATTTGCAACCTCACTAAAACAACCCTAGACTTTTCCAAGCCATTATGGGACCTTCATCTCCTCAACGTCAAAACCTCCGACGCCGAGGCCGTCGCCGTTTTCAGGATTCACCACTCCCTCGGCGATGGCACGTCTCTCATGTCTCTTTTACTTGCATGCACACGCAAAGCCTCGGATCCCACGGCTCTGCCTTCGGTTCCCATGATGAAGAAACCAAAATCATCGGCTGGGTCTGGAAAGTGGTGGAAGGCTTTCAGACTGGTTTGGAATACGATCATCGATGTTTTGATGGTGATCGCCACAGTGTTGTTCTTGAAGGACAGAGACACGCCTCTTAGGGGTCCGCCCAATGTTGGATCCACAGGACGGAGAATTATTCACAGGACGATTAGTCTGGAGGATGTTGTGATGATAAAAAATGCAATGAGCACT ACTGTTAATGATGTTATGGTGGGAATCACACAGGCTGGTTTGTCTCGGTACCTCAATAGGCGATATG CTGAAGGCAAGAAGAATAAAGGGGCAACgtacagaaaagaaaaataa
- the LOC100852737 gene encoding wax ester synthase/diacylglycerol acyltransferase 5 isoform X2 → METLEGLKHALKPIRIVPKEGDEKGMVVKRHDQEDHQPLSPMARLFHEPDCNLYVIAMIGSKTRIDPDVVKANLVHSLLKHPRFFSLQVMEEEKGGEMKWVPTKVDLEKHVIVPDMCSDMETSSDKYVEDYICNLTKTTLDFSKPLWDLHLLNVKTSDAEAVAVFRIHHSLGDGTSLMSLLLACTRKASDPTALPSVPMMKKPKSSAGSGKWWKAFRLVWNTIIDVLMVIATVLFLKDRDTPLRGPPNVGSTGRRIIHRTISLEDVVMIKNAMSTTVNDVMVGITQAGLSRYLNRRYDLS, encoded by the exons ATGGAAACCCTAGAAGGTTTGAAGCACGCACTTAAGCCTATTAGAATTGTGCCTAAAGAAGGTGATGAAAAGGGAATGGTGGTTAAGCGTCATGATCAGGAAGATCATCAGCCATTGAGTCCAATGGCTCGTTTGTTTCATGAACCTGACTGCAATCTCTATGTTATCGCCATGATAGGCTCGAAAACTCGCATCGACCCTGACGTGGTTAAAGCCAACCTGGTGCATAGTCTCCTTAAACACCCTCGTTTCTTTAGTCTGCAG GTTATGGAGGAGGAAAAGGGAGGAGAGATGAAATGGGTTCCGACAAAAGTTGATTTGGAAAAGCACGTTATAGTTCCAGACATGTGTTCCGACATGGAAACATCATCAGATAAGTACGTGGAAGACTACATTTGCAACCTCACTAAAACAACCCTAGACTTTTCCAAGCCATTATGGGACCTTCATCTCCTCAACGTCAAAACCTCCGACGCCGAGGCCGTCGCCGTTTTCAGGATTCACCACTCCCTCGGCGATGGCACGTCTCTCATGTCTCTTTTACTTGCATGCACACGCAAAGCCTCGGATCCCACGGCTCTGCCTTCGGTTCCCATGATGAAGAAACCAAAATCATCGGCTGGGTCTGGAAAGTGGTGGAAGGCTTTCAGACTGGTTTGGAATACGATCATCGATGTTTTGATGGTGATCGCCACAGTGTTGTTCTTGAAGGACAGAGACACGCCTCTTAGGGGTCCGCCCAATGTTGGATCCACAGGACGGAGAATTATTCACAGGACGATTAGTCTGGAGGATGTTGTGATGATAAAAAATGCAATGAGCACT ACTGTTAATGATGTTATGGTGGGAATCACACAGGCTGGTTTGTCTCGGTACCTCAATAGGCGATATG ACCTTAGCTGA
- the LOC100253301 gene encoding wax ester synthase/diacylglycerol acyltransferase 11: MVEARHLSISILQLFFILKAASTMETQSGLKHALKPIRIVPKEGDDQEDHQPLSPMTRLFHEPDCNLYVIAMIGSKTRIDPDVVKANLVHSLLKHPRFSSLQVMEEEKGGEMKWVPTKVDLEKHVIVPDMCSDMETSSDKYVEDYICNLTKTTLDLSKPLWDLHLLNVKTSDAEAVAVFRIHHSLGDGTSLMSLLLACTRKASDPTALPSVPMMKKPKLSVGSGKWWKAFRLVWNTIIDVLMVIATVLFLKDRDTPLRGPPNVGSTGRRIIHRTISLEDVVMIKNAMSTTVNDVMVGITQAGLSRYLNRRYAEGKKNKGATEKKNNLPKNLSIRATHFINIRPSAGIHTLAEMMEKGSEAKWGNWIGYVLLPLSIALRDNPLDYIQKAKEAMDRKKASLEALYIHSMAKSIPNLFGTKTGSVLCLKVPSRTTIWFSNVVGPQEEIAFFGHPIAYIAPSCFGQPNALMIHVVSYVDKMNIILSVDESTVPDPHQLFDELEESFNLIKNAVMARD, translated from the exons ATGGTGGAGGCACGCCATCTTTCGATTTCTATTCTTCAGTTGTTTTTCATTCTGAAAGCAGCTAGCACCATGGAAACCCAATCAGGTTTGAAGCACGCACTTAAGCCTATTAGAATTGTGCCTAAAGAAGGTGATGATCAGGAAGATCATCAGCCATTGAGTCCAATGACTCGTTTGTTTCATGAACCTGACTGCAATCTCTACGTTATCGCCATGATAGGCTCGAAAACTCGCATCGACCCTGACGTGGTTAAAGCCAACCTGGTGCATAGTCTCCTTAAACACCCTCGTTTCTCTAGTCTGCAG GTTATGGAGGAGGAAAAGGGAGGAGAGATGAAATGGGTTCCAACAAAAGTTGATTTGGAAAAGCATGTTATAGTTCCAGACATGTGTTCCGACATGGAAACATCATCAGACAAGTACGTGGAAGACTACATTTGCAACCTCACTAAAACAACCCTAGACCTTTCCAAGCCATTATGGGACCTTCATCTCCTCAACGTCAAAACCTCCGACGCCGAGGCCGTCGCCGTTTTCAGGATTCACCACTCCCTCGGCGATGGCACGTCTCTCATGTCTCTTTTACTTGCATGCACACGCAAAGCCTCGGATCCCACGGCTCTGCCTTCGGTTCCCATGATGAAGAAACCAAAATTATCGGTTGGGTCTGGAAAGTGGTGGAAGGCTTTCAGACTGGTTTGGAATACTATCATCGATGTTTTGATGGTGATCGCCACAGTGTTGTTCTTGAAGGACAGAGACACGCCTCTTAGGGGTCCGCCCAATGTTGGATCCACAGGACGGAGAATTATTCACAGGACGATTAGTCTGGAGGATGTTGTGATGATAAAAAATGCAATGAGCACT ACTGTTAATGATGTTATGGTGGGAATCACACAGGCTGGTTTGTCTCGGTACCTCAATAGGCGATATG CTGAAGGCAAGAAGAATAAAGGGGcaacagaaaagaaaaataatcttCCCAAGAACCTTTCTATCAGAGCAACTCACTTCATTAACATAAGACCATCTGCAGGGATCCAT ACCTTAGCTGAAATGATGGAGAAAGGCTCTGAAGCGAAATGGGGCAACTGGATTGGCTATGTCCTTCTCCCTTTATCCATTGCATTACGAGACAATCCTTTAGATTACATTCAAAAAGCTAAGGAAGCTATGGATAGAAAAAAAGCCTCTCTTGAAGCTCTCTACATACATTCCATGGCTAAGTCAATTCCCAACTTATTTGGCACTAAG ACCGGAAGCGTTCTATGCCTCAAAGTCCCCTCCCGTACGACAATATGGTTCTCAAATGTAGTTGGACCCCAGGAAGAAATTGCCTTCTTTGGCCATCCAATAGCCTACATTGCTCCAAGTTGTTTTGGTCAACCCAAT GCATTGATGATTCATGTGGTGAGCTATGTGGATAAAATGAATATCATTCTATCAGTTGATGAAAGTACAGTCCCTGATCCTCACCAACTGTTTGATGAGCTTGAAGAGTCTTTCAACCTCATCAAGAATGCTGTGATGGCTAGAGACTAA
- the LOC104881935 gene encoding uncharacterized protein LOC104881935: MQCNDEKRRQNSWKTPELESNEFISALAAGMKAKLIVEVTSGVSPSTIALAAAARQTGGRLVCILPERVLDESTKVIKDSGLRDMVEFKTGDPFELLPSYEKIDFSFVDCKTENYSRLVNVLDVNPRRSVVVANNLVGGKKGLGGHVKGLKDKVEVRSIGKGMEVTMIGRSDDTDQKSDCSGRGGEGGGHSQGKRRGAKSKWIVKVDEESGEEHFFRMPRSL; this comes from the coding sequence ATGCAGTGCAACGATGAGAAGAGACGGCAAAACTCATGGAAGACGCCGGAGCTGGAAAGCAATGAGTTCATATCAGCCCTAGCAGCAGGCATGAAAGCAAAGCTTATAGTTGAGGTTACCTCTGGGGTGTCTCCATCAACCATAGCCCTAGCAGCGGCCGCCAGACAAACCGGAGGCCGGTTGGTCTGTATTCTCCCTGAGCGAGTCCTGGACGAATCCACTAAAGTGATCAAAGACTCGGGCCTCAGAGACATGGTGGAGTTCAAAACCGGCGACCCCTTTGAGCTGTTGCCCAGCTATGAAAAGATAGACTTCTCTTTCGTCGACTGCAAGACCGAAAACTATTCAAGGTTGGTGAATGTACTGGATGTTAACCCTAGAAGATCAGTGGTGGTGGCGAACAATCTGGTGGGAGGGAAAAAAGGGTTGGGAGGCCATGTAAAAGGGCTGAAGGATAAGGTTGAAGTGAGGTCCATTGGAAAAGGCATGGAGGTGACAATGATAGGGAGAAGCGACGACACCGATCAGAAGAGCGATTGCAGTGGAAGAGGTGGAGAAGGAGGAGGCCATTCTCAGGGTAAAAGAAGAGGGGCCAAAAGCAAATGGATTGTGAAGGTTGATGAAGAGAGTGGAGAAGAACATTTTTTTAGGATGCCCAGGTCTCTTTAG
- the LOC100258436 gene encoding cytochrome b561 and DOMON domain-containing protein At3g61750, producing MAYSQSGASSISLLFGFFVVWQASLSFFAVADEVEAGGSNLCGADLSTFLPPPYSNMSNMICSPVWNTFSVRYTQNKDNVLTIILSAVYTTGWVGIGFSRDGMMVGSSAIVGWFNKQGHARIKQYYLQGTKTTQVIPDKGELPLTKIPSAVALHGATMYMAFQIKPEDRLTHQPILLAFGSGYPVHNHLTHHDDKTTILFDFSAGSVSTGSNGVVELKKNHGILGIVGWGLFLPCGAIVARYFRHKDPLWFYLHISIQFVGFIFGLATVVAGTQLYNKIHAHVRTHRGIGIFVLTLSILQVMAFFLRPNHEAKTRKYWNWYHHWVGRIALFLGALNIVLGIQIGNAGNSWKISYGFLLGAVLISVFALEALLFMRKSEKLNENPAFQMNPVM from the exons ATGGCATATTCTCAATCTGGGGCTTCATCTATCAGTctcctttttggattttttgttgtttggcAGGCCAGTTTGAGCTTTTTCGCAGTGGCTGATGAGGTCGAGGCAGGCGGATCCAATCTTTGTGGAGCTGATTTATCCACCTTTCTTCCACCCCCTTATAGCAATATGTCTAATATGATTTGTTCCCCAGTTTGGAATACTTTTTCTGTGAGA TACACCCAGAACAAAGACAATGTCTTGACCATTATATTATCAGCAGTATACACTACTGGATGGGTGGGAATAGGGTTTTCAAGAGATGGGATGATGGTGGGTTCCAGTGCAATCGTGGGATGGTTCAACAAACAAGGTCACGCAAGAATCAAACAATACTACCTACAAGGCACAAAGACAACTCAAGTCATACCCGACAAAGGGGAATTACCCCTGACTAAAATTCCCTCTGCTGTTGCTCTTCATGGGGCTACAATGTACATGGCATTTCAGATTAAGCCTGAAGATCGCCTCACTCACCAGCCCATCCTATTAGCCTTTGGAAGTGGATATCCAGTCCACAACCACCTAACGCACCATGACGACAAAACAACCATCCTGTTCGACTTCTCTGCAG GTTCTGTATCCACTGGATCCAACGGTGTTGTCGAGTTGAAGAAGAATCATGGCATATTGGGCATTGTTGGCTGGGGTCTATTCCTTCCTTGTGGGGCAATTGTAGCTAGATACTTCAGACATAAGGATCCCCTATGGTTTTATCTTCACATATCTATTCAGTTTGTGGGATTCATCTTTGGGCTTGCGACCGTGGTAGCTGGAACGCAACTCTATAACAAAATCCATGCCCATGTACGTACACACAGGGGCATCGGTATCTTTGTTCTTACGCTTAGCATTCTTCAG GTAATGGCATTCTTTCTACGACCAAACCATGAGGCCAAGACTCGAAAGTATTGGAATTGGTACCACCACTGGGTTGGGAGGATTGCCCTGTTTTTGGGAGCTTTGAATATAGTTTTAGGGATCCAAATTGGAAATGCTGGGAATTCATGGAAGATAAGCTATGGATTTCTACTAGGTGCAGTTCTAATCTCAGTTTTCGCCCTGGAAGCATTGTTGTTCATGAGGAAGTCAGAGAAGCTCAATGAGAACCCAGCCTTCCAAATGAATCCTGTCATGTAA